ACGCGGCCCTCCCATCGGTACGGATACGGTCGGCGCCCGCGGCGCCCTCGGTCGTCGGGGCCTGCGGTGAACGCGGCCCGGCCCCGCCCGGGACACGCGGCGGCGGTGCTGCCGCGCCGCCCGGTGCCCGCGCAGCGCCGCGGACGTCCCTGACCAGCCCGGCCAGCGCGTCCGCGCGCAGCTCCGCCAGGCTGACCGCGGCGCCGCCGAGCTGCCCGGCCAGCCGGCCGGCGAGCCCCAGCCGCACCGGCCCCGTCTCGCAGTCCACCACCACCGACGCGGTGCCGTCCGCGGCGAACAGCCCCGCGGCGCGGCCCGCCCGGCCGAGCGGATCGGCACCGCCGGTCGCCCGCCCGTCGGTGACGACCACCATCAGCGGCCGGCGCGCCGGGTCCCGCAGCCGCTCCACGCGCAGCACCTCGTGGGCACGGAGCAGCCCGGCCGCGAGCGGGGTGCGCCCGCCCGTCGGCAGCGCGTCCAGCCGGGTCGCGGCGGCGTCCACGGACGAGGTCGGCGGCAGCGCCACGTCGGCCGCCGCGGCACGGAACGTCACGAGGCCCACCTTGTCGCGCCGTTGGTAGGCGTCCAGCAGCAGCGACAGCACTGCGCCCTTCACGGCGCCCATCCGGCGCCGCGCGGCCATCGACCCGGAGGCGTCCACGACGAACAGCACGAGGTTGCCCTCGCGGCCCTCCCGCACCGCCTGCCGCAGGTCCTCGCGGCGCACCTTCAGGCCCGCGCCGGTGCGGCCGCGGGCCCGCTGGTGGGGTGCCGCGGCCCTGACGGTGGCGGCCAGGTGCAGCTTCGTCAGGGCGCCCCGCGGCTGCCGTGCCCCGGTGGTGCGGCCCTGCTCGGTGATCGCACGTGACCGCCGGCCGGCCGCGCCCTCGCCGAGCCCCGGCACCGTCAGCAGCCTGGCGCGGAACGGCTCACCGGCCCGCACCGCGGGCTGCTCGGCGGCGCCGCCTGCCGGCGGGGGGCTCTGGGCGGGGATGCCGGGCGCGTCGGACTCGGCCTCGGGCGGGGGCGCGTCCTCGCTGCGGCCGGGCGGTGGCGGCGGGCCCCCGCCGTCCGGACCGGTGGCACCGGGAGGCGTGCCGCCGCCACCGCCCCCGTCGCCGGGGCCGTCGGGATCGGGGTCGTCGTCGGTGCCGTCGTCACCGGGGTCGCCCGGCGCGCCGTCCTGCTCCGGCTGCCCTGCCTGCTGCGGCTCCTCCGGCTCGTCGTACTGCTCCAGCGTCTCGTCGAGCTTGTCCTCGTCGAGCCCGGGCGCGTCGAAGGGGTTGCGGCGGCGCCGGTGCGGCAGCGCCAGCAGCGCCGCCGTGCGGACGTCCTCCCGCAGCACCTCCGTGCGGCCGGCCCAGGCGGCGAGGGCTTTCGCGGTACGGGCCATCACGATGTCCGCGCGCATGCCGTCGACCTCGAAGGCCGCGCAGGTCGCCGCGATCTGGCGCAGCACACCGTCGCCGAGCACCACCTCGGGCAGCAGGGAGCGCGCCGCCGCGATCCGCTCCCGCAGGCGCGCCTCCTCATCCGCCCAGTGCGCCGCGAAGGACGCCGGCTCGGCGTCGTACGCGAGCCGGCGGCGCACCACCTCGACGCGCTCGTCGGGCTCCCTCGACGCGCTGACCTCCACGGTCAGGCCGAACCGGTCGAGCAGCTGCGGCCGCAGCTCGCCCTCCTCCGGGTTCATCGTGCCGACCAGCAGGAACCGGGCGGCGTGCCGTACGGAGACGCCCTCGCGCTCCACGTACGAGGCGCCCATCGCGGCGGCGTCCAGCAGCAGGTCGATGACGTGGTCGTGGAGCAGGTTGACCTCGTCGACGTAGAGGATGCCGCGGTGCGCGTCCGCGAGCAGTCCCGGCTCGAAGGCCTTCACCCCCTCCGCGAGCGCCCGTTCGATGTCCAGCGAGCCGACCACCCGGTCCTCGGAGGCGCCCACCGGAAGCTCCACCATCCGGGTCGGCCGGGCGGTGCCGGACGACTGGGTGTGGGGACCGTCCGGGCAGCGCGGGTCGGGCGCGCCGGGGTCGCAGTTGAACCGGCAGCCGGTGACGACGCGGACGTCCGGCAGCACCGCCGCGAGCGCCCGTACCGCGGTGCTCTTGGCGGTGCCCTTCTCGCCGCGCACGAGGACGCCGCCCACTTCGGGCGAGACGGCGTTCACCAGCAGCGCGAGCCGCAGGTCCGCCATGCCGACGATCGCGGTGAGCGGGTAGGGGGTCTGCACGCTGGGATCACTCCTTCTGGTGAACGCCGAGGGGCGGGGTCGTGGGGCGGGCGCCGGCGCGGTCACGGCGCGCCCGGCGGGACGAACGGCAGCCCAGGCGGCGGGCCCTCCTCGATGAGGCGCCACAGCGCGTCCGTGTCCGCGTGCTGCTCGATCAGGTCACCGAGGCGTTCGAGCTGCTCCTCGCGGAGCGCCGCGAACGCGGTGTCGGGAGCCGGCACGAAACGCCGGCCGGCGGCGGCCGCGACCGTCCGCAGGAACGCCCGCCGGAACCCGTCCGACTCCAGCGAGCCGTGCCAGTGCGTGCCCCACACCGAGCCGACCCGGCAGCCGTCGAGGAACGCCTCCCCGCCCTGCACGTCGGCGACGCCGTGGTGGATCTCGTAGCCCTCGACCTGCTCGCCGAGCGCCTGCCCGCGCGGCCGGCCGAGCGTCTTCTCCGGGACGAAGCGGACCCGCAGCGGCAGCAGGCCGAGCCCGTCGGCGGACGGCTCGCGGGACTCGACGCGCGCGGTGTCGTCGATGTGCTCGCCCAGGATCTGGAAGCCGCCGCAGATGCCCAGCACCGGCCGGCCCTCGGCGGCCCGGCGGGCCAGCGCGCCGGCGAGGCCGCGCTGCTGGAGCCAGCGCAGCGCGAGGACCGTGCCGCGGGTGCCCGGCACGATCACGAGGTCCGCGTCGGCCGTCTCCTCGGGCCGGTCCACGAACCGCACCACCACGCCGGGCTCCGCCGCCAGCGCGTCCACATCGGTGAAGTTCGACATCAGCGGCACCGCGCACACGGCGACCCGCAGCACATCCTGCCCGACCGGCCCCGCCGGTGTGCTCTCCCGGACCGTGCCGCGCAGGGAGACGCGCAGCCCGTCCTCCTCGTCGATCCCGAGACCGGTGCGGAACGGCAGCACCCCGTACGTGGACCGCCCGGTGAGGTCCCGCAGCATGTCGAGGCCGGGATCGAGCAGCGTCACGTCGCCCCGGAACTTGTTGACGAGGAATCCGGCCACCAGCTTCTGATCCGCCTTGTCCAGCAGGGCGAGCGTGCCGAAGAACGACGCGAAGACGCCGCCGCGGTCGATGTCGCCGACCACCAGCACGGGCAGCCCGGCGGCGCGGGCGAGGCCCATGTTCACGATGTCGGTGCGGCGCAGGTTGATCTCCGCGGGCGACCCGGCGCCCTCGCAGATCACGACGTCGTGCTCGGCGCGCAGCCGGTCCAGGCAGTCCAGCACGGTGCCGAGCAGCCGCTCCTGGCGCCCGCCGTGGTAGCCGCGCGCGCTCATCTCGCCGACCGGGTGGCCCATCAGCACCACCTGGCTGCGCCGGTCGCCGCCCGGCTTCAGCAGCACCGGGTTCATCAGGGCGCTCGGCTCCACCCGCGCCGCCTGGGCCTGCATCGCCTGCGCGCGGCCGATCTCGGCGCCCTCGCGGGTGACGAACGAGTTCAGCGACATGTTCTGCGCCTTGAACGGCGCTACCCGCACGCCCTGCCGCGCCAGCCAGCGGCAGATCCCGGCGGTCACCACGCTCTTGCCCGCGTCGGACGTGGTGCCGGCCACCAGCAGCCCGTGGCTCATGCGGCGGCCTGCCGCGGCCCGGCTCCGGGGCCGGCGGGGGCCGGGAGGACGCCTGACACGGCACCGGGCACGGCCCTAGGCCCTGTCGTCGAACTCCCGTCTGCCGCGCGGCGCCATGCACGCCCTCTCGCCGCACCGGGCGTAAGCCCAAGTACATCCAGTACGAGGGCTTGCACCCGGCACGCCGAGAGAATCCACCTGACGCCGCGCGGCCCGCCCTCCGTGCGAACGACGGGAGTTTGACGACAGGCCCTGGACCGCACCCGGGCGACTCCCGCCCGTCCGAGCCGGGCGCCGACCAGCACGACCAGCGCCCCCCAGCTCACCCGCCGGGACAGCCGCACCGCCCGCTCGACGTCCGCCACCGCCACGTCCCGTCCTCCGTCGCCCAGCACCGGGCGCAGCTCCGCGCGTCCCCCGTAGGACAGCGCACCGCCGAGCCGCACCCTCAGCGCCCCCGCGAACGCGGCCTCCACCACCCCGGCGTTGGGGCTCGGGTGCCGGTGCGCGTCGGCCCGCCAGACCCGCACCGCGCCGGCCGGGTCCGGGCCCAGCACCGCGGCGAGGGCCGCCGTCAGCCGGGCTCCGGGCCAGCCCACGAGGTCGTCGAGCCGGGCCGACGCCCAGCCGAACCTGCGGTACCGGGGGGACTTGTGGCCGACCATGGCGTCCAGGGTGTTGACGGCCCGGAAGCCCACCAGGCCCGGCACCCCGGCCACCGCGCCCCACAGCAGGGCGCCGACCACGGCGTCCGAGGTGTTCTCGGCGACGGACTCCACCACGGCGCGGGCGAGCTGCGCGCTGTCCAGCGCCTCGGGGTCGCGGCCGCACAGGTTGGGCAGCCGCCGCCGGGCCGCCGCGACGTCACCCGCCGCCAGCGCGGCGCCGATCGCGCGTGCTTCGCGGCCCAGCGAGGTGCCGCCGACCACGGCCCAGGTCGCGGCGGCCGTCAGTCCCGCCGTGGCGGCGGGGGAGCGGCGCGCGGCGCGGGCGGCCAGCGCGGCGAGGCCGACGGCGCCGCCGGCGCACAGCGCGGTGTGCAGGGCGCCCCAGCCCCGGTGGTCGCGCCAGAGTCGGCGTTCCACGGCGCCCGCGGCGCGCCCGAACGCGGCGACGGGGTGTCCGCGGCGCGGGTCGCCGAGCAGCAGGTCGCCAAGGAGTCCGGCGGTGGCGCCCACGGCGCCCGGGAGCGGGGCGGGGGATATGACCCCGCGTCGGGAGAAGGCCGCGTGCCGTCCCGGCATCGGTGTGTGTCCTCACTCAGGGTCCTCGCCCTGGCTCGACGGGACGACGGCGAGAGTCTCCTGGCTCCCGGATCCGCAGTTCCCCCGGCCTTCCAGCCCTCTCCCGGTGCCCTCGATGGCACTGGGAGTACTCCGAGCCGTGACGTCCGATGTGGGGGAGTGCTCCCCGGTGACAGTGGCGGGACCGCGCCGGATTCGCACCGGCTTCCTCTCCTGCCGCCGTACTTGGCCCCGGCAGTCCACCATGCCCCGAAGATCCCGTCAACCAGCCGCTGACCTGCGGCGGGAGAGTGTGCGCAGGCCCACACGGGGAGGCGGGGTGCGGGGCGGTGGTGTCGTCGTGCCGCCAGGTCGCCAGGTCGCCGGGTCAGTGGATTTATATATCGATAAAGCTCCTTGAGCTCTGCCCGCGGCGGCAGCGGTCCTCCGTGCCGATGCCGATGCCGATAGCGATACCGATAGCGATGTCGTGCCGATGCCGGAGCCGTGCCGATGCCCGAGCGGTGCCGGTGCCGGCGCGGTGGCAGGATCGTCGGCATGACGGACGAGATGGTCGATCAGCAGCCGGGTGGGAGTGCCGCCGAGGACGCCGCAGGTGGCGGTGCGGGCGACGGCGCGGGCAAGGGTGCGGAGGACGAGGCGCTGGCCCGCGCGTGGGCGGAGCTCGTCGAGGCGGCACGCAGGACCGTCGCCGACGGGCTGGTCGTCGGCACCTCCGGCAACGTCTCGGTGCGGGTCGGGGACACCGTCCTCGTCACCCCGAGCGGTGTCTCCTACGACCGGCTCACCCCGCGGGACGCCGTGGGCGTCGACCTCGACGGGCGGCAGGTGCT
The nucleotide sequence above comes from Streptomyces sp. TS71-3. Encoded proteins:
- a CDS encoding cobyric acid synthase, with product MSHGLLVAGTTSDAGKSVVTAGICRWLARQGVRVAPFKAQNMSLNSFVTREGAEIGRAQAMQAQAARVEPSALMNPVLLKPGGDRRSQVVLMGHPVGEMSARGYHGGRQERLLGTVLDCLDRLRAEHDVVICEGAGSPAEINLRRTDIVNMGLARAAGLPVLVVGDIDRGGVFASFFGTLALLDKADQKLVAGFLVNKFRGDVTLLDPGLDMLRDLTGRSTYGVLPFRTGLGIDEEDGLRVSLRGTVRESTPAGPVGQDVLRVAVCAVPLMSNFTDVDALAAEPGVVVRFVDRPEETADADLVIVPGTRGTVLALRWLQQRGLAGALARRAAEGRPVLGICGGFQILGEHIDDTARVESREPSADGLGLLPLRVRFVPEKTLGRPRGQALGEQVEGYEIHHGVADVQGGEAFLDGCRVGSVWGTHWHGSLESDGFRRAFLRTVAAAAGRRFVPAPDTAFAALREEQLERLGDLIEQHADTDALWRLIEEGPPPGLPFVPPGAP
- a CDS encoding putative cobaltochelatase → MQTPYPLTAIVGMADLRLALLVNAVSPEVGGVLVRGEKGTAKSTAVRALAAVLPDVRVVTGCRFNCDPGAPDPRCPDGPHTQSSGTARPTRMVELPVGASEDRVVGSLDIERALAEGVKAFEPGLLADAHRGILYVDEVNLLHDHVIDLLLDAAAMGASYVEREGVSVRHAARFLLVGTMNPEEGELRPQLLDRFGLTVEVSASREPDERVEVVRRRLAYDAEPASFAAHWADEEARLRERIAAARSLLPEVVLGDGVLRQIAATCAAFEVDGMRADIVMARTAKALAAWAGRTEVLREDVRTAALLALPHRRRRNPFDAPGLDEDKLDETLEQYDEPEEPQQAGQPEQDGAPGDPGDDGTDDDPDPDGPGDGGGGGGTPPGATGPDGGGPPPPPGRSEDAPPPEAESDAPGIPAQSPPPAGGAAEQPAVRAGEPFRARLLTVPGLGEGAAGRRSRAITEQGRTTGARQPRGALTKLHLAATVRAAAPHQRARGRTGAGLKVRREDLRQAVREGREGNLVLFVVDASGSMAARRRMGAVKGAVLSLLLDAYQRRDKVGLVTFRAAAADVALPPTSSVDAAATRLDALPTGGRTPLAAGLLRAHEVLRVERLRDPARRPLMVVVTDGRATGGADPLGRAGRAAGLFAADGTASVVVDCETGPVRLGLAGRLAGQLGGAAVSLAELRADALAGLVRDVRGAARAPGGAAAPPPRVPGGAGPRSPQAPTTEGAAGADRIRTDGRAA